In Phytoactinopolyspora mesophila, the following are encoded in one genomic region:
- the rpsA gene encoding 30S ribosomal protein S1 yields MTSSIEAETPTVTTPASPQVAVNDIGSAEAFLAAIDETIKYFNDGDIVSGTVVKVDRDEVLLDIGYKTEGVIPSRELSIKHDVDPHEVVAVGDEVEALVLQKEDKEGRLILSKKRAQYERAWGKIEAIKEADGVVSGSVIEVVKGGLILDIGLRGFLPASLVEMRRVRDLQPYVGKEIEAKIIELDKNRNNVVLSRRAWLEQTQSEVRSTFLQTLQKGQIRSGVVSSIVNFGAFVDLGGVDGLVHVSELSWKHIDHPSEVVEVGQEVTVEVLDVDMDRERVSLSLKATLEDPWQQFARTHQIGQIVPGKVTKLVPFGAFVRVDDGIEGLVHISELAERHVEVPEQVVEVGADAMVKVIDIDLERRRISLSLKQANEGDTAEHVSEHFDPTLYGMAADYDDQGNYKYPEGFDPETNDWLPGFDEQRAEWERQYAEAHARWEAHKSQIETAQAADVEAKVDDAPSEYSSAPAEPKPDEGGTLASDEALQALREKLTGN; encoded by the coding sequence ATGACGAGCAGCATCGAGGCTGAAACACCCACCGTTACCACACCTGCGTCCCCGCAGGTCGCCGTGAACGACATCGGGTCCGCGGAGGCCTTCCTCGCCGCGATCGACGAAACAATCAAGTACTTCAATGACGGCGACATCGTCTCTGGCACCGTCGTCAAAGTCGACCGGGACGAGGTCCTGCTCGACATCGGCTATAAGACCGAGGGTGTCATCCCCTCGCGTGAGCTCTCCATCAAGCACGACGTCGATCCTCATGAGGTTGTGGCTGTTGGTGACGAGGTCGAGGCCTTGGTCCTGCAGAAGGAGGACAAGGAAGGCCGCCTGATCCTGTCCAAGAAGCGCGCGCAGTACGAGCGCGCCTGGGGCAAGATCGAGGCGATCAAGGAGGCGGACGGTGTTGTGTCCGGTTCCGTGATCGAGGTCGTCAAGGGTGGGCTCATTCTCGACATCGGCCTGCGTGGCTTCTTGCCCGCTTCGCTGGTGGAGATGCGCCGTGTTCGTGATCTTCAGCCCTACGTGGGCAAGGAGATCGAAGCCAAGATCATCGAGCTTGACAAGAACCGCAACAATGTGGTCCTGTCCCGCCGGGCGTGGCTCGAGCAGACTCAGTCCGAGGTCCGCTCGACCTTCCTGCAGACGCTCCAGAAGGGCCAGATCCGCTCGGGCGTCGTGTCTTCCATCGTCAACTTCGGTGCGTTCGTCGATCTCGGCGGCGTGGATGGCCTGGTGCACGTCTCGGAGCTGTCCTGGAAGCACATCGACCACCCGTCGGAGGTTGTCGAGGTGGGCCAGGAGGTCACCGTCGAGGTCCTCGACGTGGACATGGACCGCGAGCGGGTCTCGTTGTCGCTGAAGGCGACGCTGGAAGACCCGTGGCAGCAGTTCGCCCGTACCCACCAGATCGGCCAGATCGTGCCCGGCAAGGTCACCAAGCTGGTTCCGTTCGGCGCCTTCGTGCGGGTCGACGACGGCATCGAGGGCCTGGTGCACATCTCCGAGCTCGCCGAGCGCCACGTCGAGGTTCCCGAGCAGGTGGTCGAGGTCGGCGCCGACGCGATGGTCAAGGTCATCGACATCGACCTCGAGCGTCGCCGGATCTCGCTGTCGCTGAAGCAGGCCAACGAGGGCGATACCGCCGAGCACGTGTCGGAGCACTTCGACCCGACGCTCTACGGGATGGCCGCGGACTACGACGACCAAGGCAACTACAAGTACCCCGAGGGCTTCGACCCGGAGACCAACGACTGGCTGCCCGGGTTCGACGAGCAGCGGGCCGAGTGGGAGCGGCAGTACGCCGAGGCACACGCACGCTGGGAGGCTCACAAGAGCCAGATCGAGACCGCCCAGGCCGCGGATGTCGAGGCAAAGGTCGACGACGCACCTTCCGAGTACTCGTCCGCGCCGGCCGAGCCCAAGCCGGACGAGGGCGGCACGCTTGCCTCCGACGAGGCCCTGCAGGCTCTGCGGGAGAAGCTGACGGGTAACTAA
- a CDS encoding lytic murein transglycosylase — protein MSDARVVGGSAQARIDETDPDDEFAVSDQSSMFPTGDFTGAGVTGAGGAGIPGLVLQAYQQAAETWNERQPSCNIRWQILAGVGKIESDHARGGQAAPNGDTQPRIYGPALDGGPGIRAIRDTDNGRWDADTVWDRAVGPMQFIPGTWRVFGVDATGSGEADPHNLFDSTLSAARYLCFGGSDLSTDSGLNAALRRYNNSSVYVLKVRAWIEAYDNGQLSVVDASGPGPDRADRPDRPGETVYDAAPPADGARPDNGTDTSRSPRPTNSPEPTNSPEPTNSPEPTKPPSTSPEPTQSPTKTKTPEPTSSPTKTKTPEPTATPTPTPTPTPTSPPESPEPTDEPEPTETPEPTETPEPTESPTPTPTESPDCDEEGEVDADKDSDTSPEPAKSPEPTEPTASPESPEECPEPTAASGDGEDDDDEESDGQGDGSGSASAVEKPGLARRD, from the coding sequence GTGAGTGATGCGCGCGTCGTTGGGGGCAGCGCGCAGGCGAGGATCGACGAAACCGATCCGGACGACGAGTTCGCCGTGTCTGATCAATCCAGCATGTTCCCCACCGGTGACTTCACGGGTGCTGGAGTAACCGGCGCCGGCGGCGCCGGGATCCCGGGCCTGGTACTCCAGGCCTACCAGCAGGCGGCCGAGACGTGGAACGAGCGGCAGCCCAGCTGCAACATCCGCTGGCAGATTCTCGCTGGTGTCGGCAAGATCGAGTCCGACCATGCTCGCGGCGGCCAGGCCGCGCCGAATGGTGACACCCAACCGCGAATCTACGGACCAGCCCTTGACGGCGGCCCCGGCATCCGGGCCATCAGAGATACCGACAATGGTCGCTGGGACGCAGACACCGTTTGGGATCGTGCGGTAGGCCCCATGCAGTTCATCCCCGGCACATGGCGGGTGTTCGGCGTCGACGCCACAGGTAGCGGGGAGGCCGATCCGCACAACCTCTTCGACTCCACACTGTCGGCCGCCCGTTATCTGTGCTTCGGCGGATCTGACCTGTCAACCGACAGCGGCTTGAACGCCGCGCTGCGGCGATACAACAATTCCTCGGTGTACGTGCTGAAGGTTCGTGCCTGGATCGAGGCCTACGACAACGGGCAGTTGTCAGTCGTCGACGCATCCGGTCCCGGACCGGACCGCGCGGACCGCCCGGACCGGCCGGGCGAGACGGTCTACGACGCAGCGCCACCCGCCGATGGCGCCAGGCCCGATAATGGCACGGATACGAGCAGGTCGCCGCGCCCGACGAACTCGCCCGAGCCGACCAATTCGCCCGAGCCGACCAACTCGCCCGAGCCGACCAAGCCGCCCTCCACGTCGCCGGAGCCGACCCAGTCGCCGACGAAGACGAAGACACCTGAGCCGACGAGCTCGCCCACCAAGACGAAGACTCCCGAGCCGACCGCCACCCCTACCCCCACGCCGACACCGACCCCCACGTCTCCTCCGGAATCGCCCGAACCCACCGACGAGCCGGAGCCGACCGAGACCCCGGAGCCGACGGAGACCCCGGAGCCGACGGAATCACCTACGCCGACGCCCACCGAGTCGCCCGACTGCGATGAGGAAGGGGAGGTCGACGCCGACAAGGACTCGGACACGTCCCCCGAGCCGGCCAAATCTCCTGAGCCGACCGAGCCTACCGCGTCACCTGAGTCGCCGGAGGAGTGCCCGGAGCCGACCGCGGCTTCGGGGGACGGCGAGGACGATGACGACGAGGAGTCCGACGGGCAAGGCGACGGGTCAGGCTCGGCCAGCGCGGTGGAGAAGCCCGGATTGGCCAGACGCGACTGA
- a CDS encoding S26 family signal peptidase: MPAAIPAWRRAARETLLTAAAVIGVICVVAALAAVVFDVRPLIFRTGSMAPEMPTGALALARTVPADEIAVGDVVSVRRADGVRVTHRVVGLQPAGSAVELTLQGDGNTEPDAVPYPAREADRVFWSQPGLGRVVHHLESTPVVFACGAIVGAVFATAVRHRRRLPTSGQPPRAAGPEPPDPAPDDPRHEHADARDDQRSGPHRSRASGPVPTGYRVRVRSNVTGNIIREQILGPAARSYQIPADLLQIGTYRVSVRSLYGSWVAPAPSTPPFVLVTVLTALASSCG, from the coding sequence GTGCCGGCAGCAATACCCGCGTGGCGCCGTGCCGCCCGGGAAACATTGCTCACCGCGGCCGCGGTCATCGGCGTGATCTGCGTCGTGGCCGCGCTCGCCGCGGTGGTGTTCGACGTACGCCCGCTGATCTTCAGAACCGGCTCGATGGCACCGGAGATGCCGACCGGTGCCCTGGCGTTGGCGCGCACCGTCCCGGCCGACGAGATCGCCGTGGGCGACGTGGTCAGCGTGCGGCGCGCGGACGGGGTCCGGGTCACCCACCGGGTCGTCGGCCTCCAACCCGCCGGTTCGGCCGTCGAGCTCACCCTGCAAGGCGATGGGAACACCGAACCCGACGCGGTTCCCTATCCGGCGCGGGAGGCAGACCGCGTCTTCTGGTCGCAACCCGGGCTGGGCCGGGTCGTTCATCACCTGGAGTCCACACCGGTGGTGTTTGCCTGTGGGGCGATCGTCGGTGCGGTCTTTGCCACGGCCGTCCGCCACCGACGCCGGCTACCCACGAGCGGGCAACCACCCCGCGCCGCTGGCCCAGAGCCTCCGGATCCCGCGCCTGACGATCCGCGACACGAGCACGCGGACGCCCGTGACGATCAGCGGTCCGGGCCGCATCGATCGAGGGCTTCGGGGCCGGTGCCGACCGGTTACCGGGTACGAGTCCGCAGCAACGTCACCGGCAACATCATCAGGGAGCAGATACTGGGGCCGGCTGCGCGGTCCTATCAGATACCGGCCGACCTGCTCCAGATCGGCACCTACCGGGTGTCCGTACGTAGCTTGTACGGCTCGTGGGTCGCACCTGCACCCTCGACACCCCCGTTCGTCCTGGTCACCGTCCTCACCGCATTGGCGTCCAGCTGTGGCTGA
- a CDS encoding pyridoxamine 5'-phosphate oxidase family protein, with translation MDNAPPLSPTARSTIRRGAKRARTDRATLYALLDSCLICHFATIRDGVPLVVPTGYGREGDKLYLHGSTGAASLMDAAGTAPISINVTRVDGVVYARSVFHHSMNYASAVIIGEAVPITASTDKLAALRVITEHIAPGSWNATRQPTRKELAKTGVLAISLHEASVKMRSGPPGDDEEDLSAHREWAGVLPLHQQWGAPQPCPLLPADTPVPDRVSKRPLPGEPAPSPSGTGHRLT, from the coding sequence ATGGATAACGCTCCACCGCTCTCCCCCACGGCCCGCAGCACGATACGGCGAGGCGCCAAACGTGCCCGAACTGATCGGGCGACCCTGTATGCGCTGCTCGACTCGTGCCTCATATGTCATTTCGCGACGATCCGCGACGGCGTTCCCCTCGTCGTTCCCACCGGTTATGGACGCGAAGGCGATAAGTTGTACCTGCATGGCTCCACCGGAGCCGCGAGCCTGATGGACGCGGCCGGCACCGCCCCGATCAGCATCAACGTCACCCGCGTCGACGGTGTGGTCTACGCGAGGTCGGTGTTCCATCACTCGATGAACTACGCCAGCGCGGTGATCATCGGCGAAGCGGTCCCGATCACCGCAAGCACGGACAAACTGGCTGCCCTACGGGTGATCACCGAGCACATCGCGCCCGGTTCGTGGAATGCCACCCGGCAGCCGACGCGCAAAGAACTCGCCAAGACCGGCGTGCTGGCGATCTCCTTGCACGAAGCTTCGGTGAAAATGCGTTCCGGACCCCCCGGTGACGACGAGGAAGATCTCAGCGCTCATCGCGAGTGGGCCGGTGTGTTGCCACTTCACCAGCAGTGGGGCGCACCGCAGCCCTGCCCGCTGCTTCCGGCGGACACACCGGTTCCCGACCGCGTCTCCAAACGACCGCTGCCCGGTGAGCCAGCACCCTCGCCTTCCGGGACCGGCCACCGGCTCACCTGA
- a CDS encoding NUDIX domain-containing protein, translated as MSAKKSAGILPFRRTDAELEVLLGHMGGPFWAKRDAGGWSVIKGEHSPEEEPLAAARREFEEELGLPAPEAEFLSLGYVRQAGGKIVTVFAAETDVDPDGISPGTFEMEWPRGSGQIREFPEIDRAAWFDLRTAHEKIVKGQRAFLDRLAEVVSLR; from the coding sequence GTGAGCGCCAAGAAGAGCGCCGGTATCCTGCCGTTTCGCCGTACTGATGCGGAACTCGAGGTGCTGCTCGGTCACATGGGCGGCCCGTTCTGGGCCAAACGCGACGCCGGCGGCTGGTCGGTGATCAAAGGTGAGCACTCACCCGAAGAAGAACCCCTGGCGGCCGCCCGCCGTGAATTCGAGGAGGAACTCGGCCTGCCGGCGCCGGAAGCCGAATTTCTCTCGCTCGGCTACGTCCGGCAAGCCGGTGGAAAGATCGTGACCGTGTTCGCTGCCGAGACCGATGTCGATCCGGACGGCATCTCCCCGGGCACGTTCGAGATGGAATGGCCGCGGGGGTCGGGGCAGATCAGGGAGTTTCCCGAGATCGACCGCGCCGCATGGTTCGACCTGCGCACCGCGCACGAGAAGATCGTCAAAGGCCAGCGGGCTTTCCTCGATCGCCTGGCCGAGGTGGTCTCCCTTCGGTGA
- a CDS encoding N-acetylmuramoyl-L-alanine amidase, protein MPPVPSSTSRSFTRRRALALGGGALVGAALGGAGFTLPAQARTASKLAETFEAVAAKHGIPRDLLVAIGYAETRLTRHDGPSQANGFGMMHLVNNPEHRTLAEAARLTDHSKGALKNQNDANIDGAAAVLRAYADDQGFSEGTRRDIGAWYPVVARYSGASDPFVQRLYADGVYDALWTGFEKSGVVLEPDPVDPDRDAVPLGFRAMSNHVDYPPAQWAAAHSSNYTSSNRPSSYAINYVVIHVMQGTYAGSISWFQNPSSNVSAHYCVRSSDGQVTQMVRHRDIGWHAGNSTYNRHSVGIEHEGWFDQPQWYTEAMYRSSAALTRHICDMHGIPKERSRIIGHNQASSTPCPGQIWDWGRYMGYVTEDEGGDPVWDVVVESTSSDHFVASNSWQQSSWAANKYGDAYSFNTPEPVSDAAWFRANLPEAGTYRVEVWHPSDSGYNDRTPYVVATTSGNQSVHVNQRTGGGAWRSIGNFSLAAGYREVVGVSRWTSGSGYVIADAVRISLLG, encoded by the coding sequence ATGCCCCCTGTCCCCTCATCCACATCGCGCTCTTTCACACGACGCCGCGCTCTGGCGCTCGGCGGTGGTGCGCTGGTCGGTGCTGCCCTCGGCGGTGCCGGGTTCACGCTCCCAGCCCAGGCGCGCACGGCCAGCAAGCTGGCGGAGACGTTCGAGGCCGTCGCCGCCAAGCACGGAATTCCTCGTGACCTACTCGTGGCGATCGGGTATGCCGAAACCCGGCTGACCCGGCACGACGGCCCCAGCCAGGCCAATGGTTTCGGCATGATGCATCTGGTCAACAATCCGGAGCACCGCACTCTCGCCGAAGCCGCTCGCCTCACCGACCACTCCAAAGGTGCTCTCAAGAACCAGAACGACGCCAACATCGACGGCGCCGCCGCCGTGTTGCGCGCCTACGCCGACGACCAAGGGTTCTCCGAAGGCACCCGCCGAGACATCGGTGCCTGGTATCCCGTCGTGGCCCGTTACTCCGGCGCCAGCGACCCATTCGTCCAGCGTCTGTACGCTGACGGGGTCTACGATGCGCTGTGGACCGGCTTCGAGAAGTCCGGAGTGGTACTCGAACCCGATCCGGTGGACCCGGACCGTGACGCCGTGCCGCTTGGTTTCCGGGCCATGTCCAACCATGTCGACTACCCACCGGCGCAGTGGGCGGCTGCCCACTCGAGCAACTACACGTCGTCGAATCGGCCGAGCAGTTACGCCATCAACTACGTGGTGATCCACGTGATGCAGGGAACGTATGCCGGCAGCATCTCGTGGTTCCAGAACCCGTCGTCGAACGTGTCCGCACACTATTGTGTACGTTCGTCGGACGGGCAGGTCACTCAGATGGTGCGGCATCGTGACATCGGCTGGCACGCCGGCAACTCGACGTACAACCGCCACTCGGTCGGCATCGAGCACGAAGGCTGGTTCGACCAGCCGCAGTGGTACACCGAGGCCATGTATCGCTCCTCGGCGGCGCTCACCCGCCACATCTGCGACATGCACGGTATCCCCAAAGAACGGTCTCGCATCATCGGCCACAACCAGGCGTCGTCCACGCCGTGCCCCGGCCAGATATGGGACTGGGGCAGGTACATGGGCTACGTCACCGAAGACGAGGGCGGCGATCCCGTGTGGGACGTCGTCGTGGAATCGACCTCGTCGGATCATTTCGTGGCGAGCAACAGCTGGCAGCAGTCGTCGTGGGCGGCCAACAAGTACGGCGACGCGTACTCGTTCAACACGCCTGAGCCGGTGTCGGACGCCGCTTGGTTCCGCGCCAACCTGCCCGAAGCTGGCACCTACCGCGTCGAGGTCTGGCATCCGTCCGACTCCGGTTACAACGACCGGACGCCGTACGTCGTGGCGACCACGAGCGGCAACCAGTCGGTGCACGTGAACCAGCGGACCGGCGGTGGCGCCTGGCGCTCGATCGGGAACTTCTCCCTGGCCGCCGGCTATCGCGAGGTGGTCGGTGTCAGCCGGTGGACATCGGGTTCTGGCTACGTCATCGCCGACGCGGTCCGGATTTCGTTGCTCGGTTAG
- the coaE gene encoding dephospho-CoA kinase has protein sequence MLRVGLTGGIGAGKSTVARRLAKLGAVVIDADQIAREVVAPGTPGLEAVISEFGSGIVAADGSLDRGALGTLVFGDDERRAALNAIIHPLVYQRRGELVAQAAADAVVVEDIPLLIENGLGPSYPLVIVVYATEATRIERLAARGMTVDEARSRIRAQASDDERRAAADVWLDNTGSRAPVVAELEELWQHRLVPFEANCRNRRPAARAQQPEIVDANPSWPDEAARLVARIATALGEGARRIDHIGSTAVPGLPAKDVIDLQVIVDDLGAAGRAAADLLEAGFVRMPDRWFDVARDGSEIDKAVACNADPGRAVNVHVRPAPSPVCRDTLLFRDWLRASPAEVTEYAALKRRLAAAEYALMDDYAREKTPWVNAALERAESWAERTGWRFGG, from the coding sequence GTGTTGCGTGTGGGCCTGACGGGCGGGATCGGTGCCGGCAAGTCGACTGTGGCCCGTCGCTTGGCGAAGCTGGGTGCAGTTGTCATCGACGCGGACCAGATCGCCCGTGAGGTCGTAGCACCTGGCACTCCCGGTCTCGAAGCGGTCATCAGTGAGTTCGGCAGCGGCATCGTGGCCGCCGACGGCTCGCTCGATCGTGGTGCGCTCGGGACACTTGTCTTCGGCGACGACGAGCGCCGCGCGGCCTTGAACGCAATCATCCATCCGCTGGTGTACCAGCGACGCGGCGAACTGGTCGCGCAGGCAGCTGCGGATGCGGTCGTGGTCGAGGACATCCCGTTGCTGATCGAGAACGGGCTGGGGCCGTCCTATCCGCTGGTGATCGTTGTATATGCGACCGAGGCCACCCGGATCGAGCGGCTCGCCGCCCGCGGCATGACGGTCGACGAGGCTCGGTCTCGCATCCGGGCTCAGGCCAGCGATGACGAACGTCGGGCGGCCGCGGACGTCTGGCTGGACAACACCGGCTCGAGGGCGCCCGTGGTCGCTGAGCTCGAGGAGCTTTGGCAGCACCGGCTGGTCCCGTTCGAGGCCAACTGCCGGAATAGGCGCCCGGCAGCACGTGCCCAGCAGCCGGAGATTGTGGACGCCAACCCGAGCTGGCCGGATGAGGCCGCCCGGCTGGTTGCCCGAATCGCCACGGCGTTGGGGGAGGGCGCCCGACGGATCGACCACATCGGTTCGACGGCGGTGCCCGGGTTGCCGGCCAAGGACGTCATCGACCTCCAAGTGATTGTCGACGATCTCGGCGCAGCAGGCCGGGCAGCTGCGGACCTGCTGGAGGCGGGCTTCGTCCGGATGCCTGACCGGTGGTTCGATGTAGCACGCGACGGCTCGGAGATTGACAAAGCGGTAGCGTGCAACGCTGATCCGGGCCGCGCGGTCAACGTACACGTGAGACCAGCGCCATCGCCGGTGTGCCGGGATACGCTGCTGTTTCGTGATTGGCTGCGGGCAAGTCCGGCAGAGGTCACTGAATACGCGGCGTTGAAGCGCCGGCTGGCGGCGGCCGAGTACGCGTTGATGGATGATTACGCACGGGAGAAGACGCCGTGGGTGAACGCGGCCCTGGAGAGAGCTGAGTCTTGGGCCGAGCGGACCGGTTGGAGATTCGGCGGGTGA
- a CDS encoding PLP-dependent aminotransferase family protein yields MKELPITLDRGASLPLASQVADGIRSICARGFIRVGDRLPSTRALASSLGVSRTVTESAFEQLHAEGWITGRRGSGTYVAAVPPDVAATRDGIRARHTPGDLRAPWPGGPRTAPGAMREPGWEVSSELDLRPGSPWAAGMRPDVWRRAWRSAADLEPDRRPLREGFQGYRAAVEEHLLRHRGLAVESSAVLATAGTTAAVTELSHAVLGRGSKVAVEEPGYPRAVGAFRAAGVEVLPVPVDSKGVVVNAIPARVAAVYCTPAHQFPLGGRLPATRRSALVEWARRSGSLIIEDDYDGELRYDVAPLPLLAAIGPDVVIHLGTASKVISPTLGAGWMVARREVSAAVAAYREETGTGPSPAGQRVLTAMAELGDLGRHLRRVRRELAARRALVVSTLEVAGARVIGDRAGAHVVLLVENADAELDLVVRAADAGVQLDGLRRCFAGPSNRFGVTLGYSAPARRRDLENAIHRVVGCLVRTE; encoded by the coding sequence ATGAAAGAGCTGCCGATCACCCTCGACCGCGGAGCATCGCTCCCTCTCGCCAGCCAGGTGGCGGACGGGATTCGGTCGATCTGCGCGCGGGGCTTCATCCGGGTCGGCGACCGGTTGCCGTCCACCCGCGCCCTGGCGTCTTCGCTTGGTGTCAGCCGGACGGTGACCGAGTCGGCCTTCGAACAGCTGCACGCGGAGGGCTGGATCACCGGCCGGCGCGGTTCGGGGACGTACGTCGCCGCTGTCCCGCCCGATGTGGCAGCCACGCGAGACGGTATCAGAGCACGTCACACGCCCGGTGATCTTCGTGCTCCGTGGCCCGGTGGCCCGCGGACGGCACCTGGCGCAATGCGTGAGCCAGGCTGGGAGGTGAGTTCTGAACTGGACCTTCGGCCAGGATCACCTTGGGCCGCGGGCATGCGCCCGGACGTATGGCGCAGGGCGTGGCGGAGCGCCGCTGATCTCGAGCCGGACCGGCGTCCGCTCCGAGAAGGCTTCCAGGGCTACCGCGCCGCCGTGGAAGAGCACCTGCTGCGGCACCGAGGACTGGCGGTCGAGAGCAGCGCTGTTCTGGCCACTGCCGGGACTACCGCGGCGGTGACGGAACTGTCCCATGCTGTGCTGGGGCGAGGCAGCAAGGTCGCCGTCGAAGAGCCGGGCTATCCCCGCGCCGTAGGGGCGTTTCGGGCGGCCGGTGTCGAGGTGCTACCGGTCCCGGTTGACTCGAAAGGCGTGGTCGTCAACGCCATCCCGGCCCGGGTGGCCGCCGTCTATTGCACGCCGGCCCACCAGTTCCCGCTGGGTGGACGGCTGCCGGCGACGCGTCGTTCGGCGCTTGTGGAGTGGGCCCGACGTTCCGGCTCACTGATCATCGAAGACGACTACGACGGTGAACTGCGCTACGACGTCGCTCCACTGCCGCTGCTCGCCGCGATCGGGCCGGACGTCGTGATTCATCTCGGAACCGCCAGCAAGGTGATCTCGCCGACCCTCGGCGCCGGATGGATGGTGGCGCGCCGCGAGGTGAGCGCAGCCGTCGCCGCCTACCGCGAGGAGACCGGGACCGGGCCCAGTCCCGCTGGCCAGCGCGTGCTGACGGCGATGGCGGAACTCGGTGATCTCGGGCGGCACCTGCGCAGGGTACGGCGGGAGCTCGCGGCCCGGCGCGCGTTGGTGGTGTCCACGCTGGAGGTGGCCGGCGCGCGAGTCATCGGCGATCGGGCCGGAGCGCATGTGGTGCTGCTCGTAGAGAATGCTGACGCGGAACTCGACCTGGTGGTCCGGGCGGCCGATGCCGGTGTTCAACTCGATGGCTTGCGGAGGTGTTTTGCCGGGCCGTCGAACCGGTTCGGGGTGACGCTGGGTTACTCCGCTCCGGCGCGGCGTCGCGACCTGGAGAATGCTATACATCGAGTTGTGGGCTGCCTTGTCCGCACGGAATGA